A single genomic interval of Nitrospirota bacterium harbors:
- a CDS encoding ABC transporter permease: MVPISIKNLLYDKTRFAITIVGVTFAVVLIFAQIGIYLGFMKNASTIIDNINADIWVTSKDSPNFDWSRPFPEKNLNIIKGIKGIEWAEKLVFAWTMMKLPDGGTEQIELIGYNPNSGIGAPWKMKEGRISDVKGGKYIIVDESAQKRLGKVRVGDVREIMDQKVKIAGISEGIKSLTTAPYIFTSYDTAKELAPYIGRDNTTFILVKVSEDFDKDEIIQILKKRLTGVSVYTREGYSFRTKKYWTISTGMGMGFLITAFLGFIIGMIIVGQTIYTSTVEHLREFGTLKAIGATNTYIYRIIIEQAIINAVVGYVMGLIAIRFLIKGYEKTGLDMVVPDYLMGSVFFITILMCISASFISIRKATRIDPVMVFRT; this comes from the coding sequence ATGGTTCCAATATCTATAAAAAATCTCCTTTACGACAAAACAAGGTTTGCAATAACTATAGTAGGCGTTACTTTTGCAGTAGTGCTTATTTTTGCCCAGATAGGCATATATTTAGGGTTTATGAAAAATGCCTCAACAATAATAGACAACATCAATGCAGATATATGGGTCACGTCTAAGGACTCTCCAAATTTTGATTGGTCAAGACCATTCCCTGAGAAAAATTTAAACATCATTAAAGGCATAAAAGGCATTGAATGGGCTGAAAAATTGGTGTTTGCATGGACAATGATGAAGCTCCCTGATGGCGGCACAGAGCAGATAGAGCTGATAGGTTATAACCCGAATTCAGGGATTGGTGCGCCATGGAAAATGAAAGAAGGAAGAATCTCTGATGTAAAAGGCGGCAAATACATCATAGTGGATGAGTCTGCTCAAAAAAGACTCGGGAAGGTAAGGGTTGGCGATGTCAGGGAGATTATGGACCAGAAGGTCAAGATTGCCGGGATATCAGAGGGGATTAAATCCCTGACCACTGCTCCATATATATTTACTTCTTATGACACTGCAAAAGAGCTTGCGCCATACATTGGCAGGGATAACACAACTTTCATACTTGTAAAGGTCTCAGAAGACTTTGATAAAGATGAGATTATCCAGATTTTAAAAAAGCGCCTGACAGGCGTAAGTGTTTATACAAGGGAAGGATATAGTTTCAGGACAAAGAAATACTGGACGATTAGTACAGGCATGGGCATGGGGTTTCTGATCACAGCCTTTTTAGGTTTTATTATTGGCATGATTATCGTCGGGCAGACTATTTATACATCAACTGTTGAGCATTTGAGAGAATTCGGAACGCTAAAGGCAATCGGAGCTACGAATACATACATCTATAGAATAATCATTGAGCAGGCTATCATAAATGCAGTGGTTGGCTATGTGATGGGGCTTATTGCTATACGGTTTCTAATAAAAGGATATGAAAAGACAGGGCTTGATATGGTTGTGCCGGATTATCTTATGGGCAGCGTGTTTTTTATT
- a CDS encoding TetR/AcrR family transcriptional regulator, translated as MSSIKKQDKRELILKAATRVFARKGYHASRTVEIANEAGVAEGTLYNYFKSKEDLLISIFEENWKMFLKAAKEIASLSVHPDEKIDAILDLSLNMFGKDKDIAEVILVELRQSRKIFSEKHISMVLDFLEILESVIAEGIEKGIYRKDIDTKVVRAILFGTVEGVLLSWILSQEHPAYKKRKVKFTLKDAKRTIMNIYREGITLRDN; from the coding sequence ATGAGTAGTATAAAAAAACAGGACAAAAGAGAACTGATACTAAAGGCTGCAACGAGGGTATTTGCCAGGAAAGGCTACCACGCCTCAAGGACTGTAGAGATTGCTAATGAGGCAGGGGTAGCAGAGGGAACGCTTTATAACTACTTTAAAAGTAAAGAAGACCTGCTCATTTCAATCTTCGAGGAAAACTGGAAGATGTTTTTAAAGGCTGCAAAGGAAATAGCTTCTTTATCAGTCCACCCTGATGAGAAGATAGACGCCATACTTGACCTTTCCCTGAACATGTTCGGGAAAGACAAAGACATAGCAGAGGTGATACTGGTTGAGTTAAGACAGAGCAGAAAGATATTTTCAGAAAAACATATATCTATGGTCCTTGATTTTTTAGAGATACTCGAATCAGTAATAGCAGAAGGGATAGAGAAGGGGATATATAGAAAAGACATAGATACGAAGGTAGTTAGAGCAATCCTGTTCGGGACAGTTGAGGGAGTGCTGCTAAGCTGGATTTTATCGCAGGAGCATCCTGCTTATAAAAAAAGAAAGGTGAAGTTCACGCTAAAGGATGCAAAAAGGACAATCATGAATATTTATAGAGAAGGAATAACGCTGAGGGATAATTAA
- a CDS encoding nicotinate phosphoribosyltransferase, whose amino-acid sequence MFHTADPKDIIDGRITDVYFERTLKILRAKGINPVVKAEFIAKTLPDNWPWAIFAGLEEAIYLMKHLPIKVRAMKEGTVFYPYEPVMEIEGKYQDFCVYETAILGLICQASGVATKAARFKKLAGERLVVSFGARRMHPILAPMIERNAYIGGCDGVAVIKSGEIIGEDPMGTMPHALIICIGSTVEAIKAYDEVLEPNFKRVALIDTFLDEKFEALNVAEAMGEKLFAVRLDTPSSRRGDFYRILEECRWELDLRGFRHVKLFVSGGIKEEDIPVINPVVDAYGIGTSISNAPVVDYAMDIMEVEGKPLAKRGKWSGSKRVLRCQKCSEKKTVPNNKNKYTCHCSGKFDDILIPVLDRGRAHLKMPKPTELRAFVLGQVKALALV is encoded by the coding sequence ATGTTCCATACCGCAGACCCAAAAGATATTATTGATGGAAGAATAACTGACGTATATTTTGAACGCACTTTAAAAATTCTGAGGGCAAAGGGGATAAACCCTGTTGTCAAGGCTGAATTTATTGCAAAGACCCTTCCTGATAACTGGCCATGGGCAATATTCGCAGGTCTTGAAGAGGCAATATATTTAATGAAACACCTGCCAATAAAGGTAAGAGCGATGAAAGAGGGGACTGTTTTTTATCCTTATGAGCCTGTAATGGAGATTGAAGGGAAATACCAGGATTTTTGTGTCTATGAAACTGCAATTCTCGGCCTGATATGCCAGGCATCAGGTGTTGCCACAAAGGCTGCAAGGTTCAAGAAGCTTGCTGGAGAAAGGCTTGTGGTGAGCTTTGGCGCAAGGAGGATGCATCCCATACTTGCTCCGATGATTGAAAGAAACGCATATATCGGAGGATGCGATGGTGTCGCTGTTATAAAATCAGGAGAAATTATCGGAGAAGACCCGATGGGCACAATGCCACATGCCCTGATTATATGCATAGGTTCAACAGTGGAGGCAATAAAGGCTTATGACGAAGTCTTAGAGCCGAATTTCAAAAGGGTTGCCCTCATTGACACATTCCTTGATGAGAAGTTCGAGGCGCTCAATGTGGCAGAGGCTATGGGAGAGAAGCTCTTTGCAGTCAGGCTTGATACCCCTTCATCAAGGCGCGGGGATTTCTACCGTATTCTTGAGGAATGCAGGTGGGAGCTTGATTTGAGGGGATTCAGACACGTGAAGCTTTTTGTAAGCGGCGGAATAAAAGAGGAAGACATCCCAGTAATAAATCCTGTGGTTGATGCCTATGGCATTGGCACATCAATAAGCAATGCACCTGTTGTTGACTATGCAATGGATATAATGGAGGTTGAGGGCAAGCCACTTGCAAAGAGGGGGAAGTGGTCAGGGAGCAAAAGGGTTTTAAGATGTCAGAAATGCAGTGAAAAAAAGACTGTCCCGAACAACAAGAATAAATACACCTGCCATTGCAGCGGAAAATTTGATGATATTCTGATTCCCGTGCTCGACAGAGGCAGAGCTCACCTGAAGATGCCAAAGCCAACGGAGTTGAGGGCATTTGTGCTTGGACAGGTAAAAGCACTTGCTCTTGTGTAG